The following coding sequences are from one Apodemus sylvaticus chromosome X, mApoSyl1.1, whole genome shotgun sequence window:
- the LOC127674654 gene encoding rhox homeobox family member 2B-like, producing MALPAGDGRRREGDSGRGQPGPGGAAAAAAAAAAEVAVEGEGAEEAGAAAGDAGFMLHWNQEGLGARRHVWENVHQLQQPGFRCLRGTWGVQPVPRLKGKSGTSNRFAHWQLRELELVFQRTHYLCAGLRKRLAAYLGVCEAKVHNWFKKKRAQYRKYHNA from the exons ATGGCCTTGCCGGCCGGAGACGGACGACGACGTGAGGGCGACAGTggacgaggccagcctgggccgggaggggcggcggcggcggcggcggcggcggcggcagaggTGGCAGTGgaaggagaaggagcagaagaAGCTGGGGCCGCTGCTGGAGATGCAGGCTTCATGCTTCACTGGAACCAAGAAGGCCTTGGCGCCCGTCGCCATGTCTGGGAGAATGTGCACCAGCTTCAGCAGCCGGGTTTCCGCTGTCTAAGAGGCACCTGGGGTGTGCAGCCTGTGCCACGGCTGAAGGGCAAAAGTGGCACCAGCAACAGGTTCGCCCACTGGCAGCTACGGGAACTGGAGCTTGTTTTCCAGCGAACTCACTACCTCTGTGCAGGACTCAG aaaacggCTGGCAGCGTATCTGGGTGTGTGTGAAGCCAAAGTGCAT AATTGGTTTAAAaagaagagagcacagtatagGAAATACCATAATGCATAA